TGTTTTTCCTTTTAAACCATTATCTTTCCGGGAGATGCTATTGCTAAGTTTTCTTCTACTTTCAGGTGGACAGGAAGCTGGTAAAGCAGACGGTGATGACGTCGGTGTATGGTGTCACCTATGTTGGAGCGCGTGAACAAATCAAAAGGAGGTTAGAGGAGAAAGGTGTTATCACTGACGAGAGAATGTTATTTGCTGCGGCTTGCTATTCAGCAAAAGTAAGAAAGAATCATAATAGCATTTCACgcgaataatttattttttttctggttttactttaaaaaaaaaacatttattctcAGGTGACACTAGCAGCCCTGGGAGAGATATTTGAAGCGGCACGAGCAATTATGAGCTGGCTTGGTGATTGTGCAAAGGTACGGTCTTGTATCATGTTATGAACTTTGCAGTTTCTAAGTTAGCAactgtgtttttgttttgtttttgacttGTCAACTTTACAGATAATCGCTTCAGATAATAATTCAGTGCGATGGACAACACCTCTTGGACTTCCTGTTGTGCAACCCTATTGCAGAAGTGAAAGACATCTGGTAAGTGTTTCACGTAAAGCTAcgcaatcatcatcatcatcatcatcctgcTGGGCGccaataatttttaactaatgATTGGTTGCAGATAAGAACATCTCTTCAGGTTTTGGCTCTTCAGCGAGAGGGTAACAcggtaaaaaaaaaagcctaTTTGGTCTTTTCTTTTATGAGCAATGAGCAAGATTTCCACTTGTATGATCTGTGTAAGCTAAAAAGATTTCTATTAATCCCTCAGGTGGATGTTAGGAAACAAAGAACAGCGTTTCCTCCAAACTTTGTGCACTCGCTGGACGGCACTCACATGATGATGACTGCTGTTGCATGTCGAGAAGCCGGCCTAAACTTTGCAGGTGTGCATGACTCCTACTGGACGCATGCATGTGATGTTGACACAATGAACAGAATACTTAGAGAGAAATTCGTTGAGCTTTACAGCACACCTATCCTTGAAGATGTAAGTCTCCttataactctctctctctggttgAGATATAAGCTTTGGTGTTAATTACTGCCTCGTATGTTTTTCTTGATCCAGTTACTCCAAAGTTTCCAAGAGTCATACCCGGATCTCGTGTTTCCTTCAGTACCAAAGAGAGGTGATTTTGATTTAAAGGAAGTGCTCAGATCACAGTACTTCTTCAACTGAGTCACCGGGAAAAAAGAGTAAGTTTTTAACTTGGGGGTGTCTTTCTTGGTGGGCCTGTAAATAAAACATCCACCACCTCAAAAGGACATGGAACGAACCAGAATCAGCACGAAAGACTGTTACTGCAAATGTTGCAGAAGAGAAGCTTTTAGACAAATCTACTCAAGACAAAAGTTTAAGAAGTTTCTAGCTCAGCAGGTAGGGGGATCCTAGGCATCATTGAATAATGGATGCAAAGTTATTGGCATCAAGCTTGTGTTTCTGGAAATGAGAGAATAGGTTTTTGTAATGTTGTATGTCATTCGTACTGTTGTACAGTAGAGAGACACCTACCTTGGTATAGaaacaagaaactaaaaaaaaaacagaaggcTACTCTTGTGATTTTGTAGCCAACTCTTTTTGGGACTCTTAATAGATCAGTTATGTAGTAGTAATGGCTTTGCCACTGGGTATCTCTACTTGTGctgaattgttttattattacatTCGTACCCCCCAAAGGTTAGCAGTCCCGGTTTGTTTGCCAAATTAAACCGGGATATTAAAAAACAACTGATAAAATAGAACCGACATTCATTCTAGAATCTAGACTCTCGACTCTGCCTCCATCCGCCGCCTTGAGTTCTAATCCTTCATGTcctcttgtcttcttcctccagAGTGAAAAGCCTCTGACTTTCCTCTCTACCTTCATCTGGGTATGTGCTTTCTTCCATGTCCTTGCTTGTAGTTTCATATATTCAACTCTCACTGCATGCACTCCCTGAAAAACCCTAACTTTAGGGTCATTGCTCTAAGTGTTTTAGCTAACTCTGTTTTTTATTTGAAGCATACACTTTTGGCTTAGCGTTTGTGTGATGGATCGTCTCAGCAGTCTACCAGACGAGCTTCTCTATCACATCCTCTCCCTCCTCCCCACAAAGTCCTCCGTTGTGACTTCTTCCCTCTCAAAGAGATGGCTCAACCTCTGGAAACTCAATCCCAACCTCGACATCGACGACTCCGTCTTCATCCATCCCCAAGACGGCAAAGGAGAGAGGCAACACATTCGCCAGAGCTTCGTCCGCTTCGTGGACAGCGTGCTCGCTATGCAGGGCGACTCTCCCATCAACACCTTCTCCCTAAAATGCATCACCGGCATCCATCCGGACACCGTCAACCGTTGGATATGCAACGTCCTGCAACGCGGCGTTTCGGACCTTAGCCTCTTCACTGATTTCACTTGCGAGGATACCGAAGAGGATAGCTACCAGTTGCCTAGAGAGTTGTTCCTTAGTCGCACGCTCGTTAAACTGAAGCTAAGAAGCGAGCATTGCGTTGATTGGTGGTGGCCGGGCGGAATCTGGAGTGATTCTTTAGCCTTAGCGATGCTTAAGAGTCTTAGCATTGACTCTGACTTGATTTTCTGCGGCGAGGTTGAAGAGTTTATTCCTTCTTTCACTGCGCTTGAGGAGCTACGGATGGGTAGCATGGAGTGGAGAGAGTCGGATGTGACCGTATCGAGTTCGACCCTGAGGACGCTGAGTCTCCACGGCACGGGCTGTGAAGAGTTTGTGAATCCGACTAGCGTTTCTTTTGATACTCCGAACCTGCGTGTGTTAAGCTACTATGACTTGGTTGCGGAAGACTATCCGTTAGTCAATATGAAGAAGTTGTGTGATGCTACGATCAATCTTATACTAACTGATAAACAGGTTAAGCGACTAAGAGAGCCAGACAATGAGTTGTTGTTagaggaggaggatgatgatgagGGTAATGTTTTTGTCAACTTTGGTAATGTGGTGAAGCTCATGAATGGGATACAGAATGTTCAGAAGCTTTCCTTCACTGCTGATACTCTCGAGGTTCAGTTTTCTTGTCTGTTATGTTCTCTTGTCTAATATACTTGTGTGACATTAATGTCTTGTTTTCAGGTGCTTTCTCAATGCTGTGATACAATGCCAGTGTTCAACAACCTCAAGTTCTTAGGTATTACGAGTGAAGAGGGTCGAGGATGGCAAGCAATGCCAGCTCTTCTTAAGAACTGTCCgcgtttagaaactataatccTTGAGGTAGAATTGTAGTAAACCATGAAACTTACATGTGTTAAGAagcagtttttttttatgtttcccTTTGTATCCTTTCAGGGTCTGTTACATTACGAAACTGATAAGTGTGGGGATGCTTGTCCCTGCATATCTCGGGAAGGCAGAGGTCGTTCACTCAGGGCTTGTCCGGTGAATAGGTTGGAGATTCAGGGGTTTCGAGCAACGATGAAAGAGATGACCATGATAAAGCATTTCTTGGACTATTTTCCAGGTTTGAAGAGGCTTGACGTCGTCATTGAAGACAACGAGCCTACGCAGCTCAGAAACCCGGAGTTGTCTAAATGTGTCAAGGAGATGTTCAATCTCTACAGCAGGCTGTTTCCGAGTTGCAGCGTCGAGCTCATGGTGAGTGGTTTCTTGCAAAAGAAGTGGCGTGCACAAGGACATATCTGAAAAGAACGAAAACTTCGCTTGCTCTTAGTTTTGCGTTTATTAGACTTCTGCCTCTTTAGTTGGCTTTGTAAACTGTTTGCAAACCAAACCAATGGCTAAACCGAATCTGCTTCCATTGTTTTGCTCTATCATCGTCTTTGCCTTTGATCTTCGCATCTTTATCAGTCACTTGGGTGCTAAATTTAACAACCTGCACCCTAACCTTTTAATTTGTTACTGGACAACATGAAATAAAGACAGAGCTTGTTACAGTTTggtattaatatatgtttcaaACAAAAATGGCTTTAGAAAAACGCCATCAGAAAACACGTTCTTCTTTACATGGATTCATCACCAAACACATGTTCCTAACAAATCAAACACTTTTACAAAAAAGAGCACAACTTCTCTTGATAAAGAGAAATTAATATACAGCTACTTGTTCAAGATTCCTAGACTTGTTGTCACATTATACGAATCAATTATATGGCGACCCGTTCCTCGTCGCTATGCATCACCGTCTTCTTCTGAAATGTTGAACAAGAACTTTGGTAGGGATGTGATCCTAGGAAGGTGTGCTAACAGGTCACTGAACGAGTCTTTCCTTGACATGCTGCTCGAAGCATGATCAAGAACTATACCGCCTTCTTCAGTTTTGTTGtatctcttgttgttgttgttgttatctaGTCCAATCTCTTTCCCATCGTTAGCAGCGGTCTGCAAGAGGTTGTAGAAAGAGTTCACCTTCGACATTACACACTTCTCATCCGATGTCTCGGCCTGCGCGTCGCTTAGCAGCAGCTGTTTCATGTCCTCAAACTCAGGGTTGTTCTCGCAGTTAGCTTGATCCGACAGAAGCGCAAGGAAGTCATTCATCGAGATAGATTGGTGTATCTGATTCCAGTTTCTTGCACCAACTCCTCCTTCGATTGCACGAGCATCCATCACtgggttaaaaaaaataagaaacactATAAGAACCTCCTAATAGAAACAAGAAGGGCTAGTTATAAGATAGTTGTAAACCTGAGCTAGGCGAGAGCGCGTCATGAAACAGAGACATATGTTCTGATGATGACTGAGCCCCAGACACTGAAGGATCCTCGAATATAGACTGTCGTGTATCAGAGAAGAGCGTGTCGAAATACATCTCTGGTTCTCGGCTTAGACAGAACAAGCGATGATCGCACTGGAGAAGCTTCTCTATATGCTTGCTCAATATCCCTGGGGGACTTTGCAGAAAATGTTGCCTAccatacacacacacaccacTCTCGATTAGGCCTGTGTACATTAAAAGGACAAGGACACACAACAGACATGTTATTTCACCTGTTCATGCTGGCTTGACCATCAGTAAAATCTGATGTTGCCTGCCACAAAGTATGCTTCCTAGGCTGCGGATTAGTCTCCCTGTAAAACAACGGCCGCCTTGCCAGCTGTGTAACAGACAAGAAACCGATTCAAAAACCAAGGTACAATAAGGTTTATGTTAGGCATGCGGGTTCGGTTTCTTCGGGTCGGTTCGTTCGGGTTGGTTGAAATCTCACCGAAGggaaccaaattttttttttggtttggttcggtttcaaaaaaatttatctaagcttagagtttatagttagttcaattaaaattttcggtctaagttaaataaaattcaaaattttttggTTAGTTAGGTTATTTCGGATTTCGGATTTTGGTTAATTCGATTCGGAATTTCGGTTAAGATTGGTACtgtttggaatttttttataaaaccgaATTAACTGATTACGAATCGAAAACcagtttttt
The window above is part of the Brassica napus cultivar Da-Ae chromosome C8, Da-Ae, whole genome shotgun sequence genome. Proteins encoded here:
- the LOC106415552 gene encoding uncharacterized protein LOC106415552, with product MKSSNLRPASKLPVKLEIVEDFLEEENGPANKRSKVWSNGTSVSLIPPNLLDEPSPLGLSLRKSPSLQDLIQMRLSQSVKKETIANASSLVGTVEKLKASNFPATLLRIGQWEYKSRYEGDLVAKCYFAKHKLVWEVLEQGLKSKIEIQWSDIMALKASCPEDEPGTLTIVLARRPLFYRETNPQPRKHTLWQATSDFTDGQASMNRQHFLQSPPGILSKHIEKLLQCDHRLFCLSREPEMYFDTLFSDTRQSIFEDPSVSGAQSSSEHMSLFHDALSPSSVMDARAIEGGVGARNWNQIHQSISMNDFLALLSDQANCENNPEFEDMKQLLLSDAQAETSDEKCVMSKVNSFYNLLQTAANDGKEIGLDNNNNNKRYNKTEEGGIVLDHASSSMSRKDSFSDLLAHLPRITSLPKFLFNISEEDGDA
- the LOC106415551 gene encoding F-box/LRR-repeat protein At3g58930-like: MDRLSSLPDELLYHILSLLPTKSSVVTSSLSKRWLNLWKLNPNLDIDDSVFIHPQDGKGERQHIRQSFVRFVDSVLAMQGDSPINTFSLKCITGIHPDTVNRWICNVLQRGVSDLSLFTDFTCEDTEEDSYQLPRELFLSRTLVKLKLRSEHCVDWWWPGGIWSDSLALAMLKSLSIDSDLIFCGEVEEFIPSFTALEELRMGSMEWRESDVTVSSSTLRTLSLHGTGCEEFVNPTSVSFDTPNLRVLSYYDLVAEDYPLVNMKKLCDATINLILTDKQVKRLREPDNELLLEEEDDDEGNVFVNFGNVVKLMNGIQNVQKLSFTADTLEVLSQCCDTMPVFNNLKFLGITSEEGRGWQAMPALLKNCPRLETIILEGLLHYETDKCGDACPCISREGRGRSLRACPVNRLEIQGFRATMKEMTMIKHFLDYFPGLKRLDVVIEDNEPTQLRNPELSKCVKEMFNLYSRLFPSCSVELMVSGFLQKKWRAQGHI